From Alphaproteobacteria bacterium, a single genomic window includes:
- a CDS encoding nicotinamide-nucleotide amidohydrolase family protein has protein sequence MSLFPDDVVALATEALAALRRAGLRAATAESCTGGLIAAALTEIAGSSDGIGRSFVTYSNLAKREVLGVRAETLAAHGAVSPQTVTEMAEGLLRIAGDDADLAVAVSGLAGPGGGSPEKPVGTVHLAIASRGGPTATLHRVYAGDRSAVRLAAVRDALALIKTRAAG, from the coding sequence ATGAGCCTGTTTCCCGACGACGTGGTCGCCCTGGCGACCGAGGCGCTGGCCGCCTTGCGCCGGGCCGGGTTGCGGGCGGCCACGGCGGAGTCGTGCACCGGCGGCCTGATCGCCGCGGCATTGACCGAGATCGCGGGCTCCAGCGATGGCATCGGCCGCAGCTTCGTCACCTATTCCAACCTGGCCAAGCGCGAGGTGCTGGGCGTGCGGGCGGAAACCCTGGCGGCCCATGGCGCCGTTTCCCCCCAGACGGTGACCGAAATGGCGGAGGGGCTGCTGCGCATTGCCGGCGACGATGCGGACCTGGCCGTGGCGGTCAGCGGCCTCGCCGGTCCCGGCGGCGGCTCGCCGGAAAAACCGGTCGGCACCGTGCACCTGGCCATTGCCAGCCGCGGCGGCCCGACCGCAACCCTGCACCGGGTCTATGCGGGCGACCGCAGCGCCGTGCGCCTGGCCGCCGTGCGCGACGCGCTGGCGCTGATCAAGACGCGGGCCGCCGGCTGA
- a CDS encoding DNA-3-methyladenine glycosylase 2 family protein, with protein MRALQAGLAALTAADPALARAVEEAGAPVFDLRPPGFETLVRAIVAQQVSAASARAIFARLCAAVQPLTPMAFLAAGPEAIRACGFSRPKIAYATALAEHILDGRLPLDSLPERDDAAVVQALTAVPGIGVWSAEVYMIFAMGRPDVWPAGDLALQTAQQRLRGLEARPTPKVSRELATAWAPWRSAAAVTLWHYYRTMP; from the coding sequence ATCCGGGCCCTGCAAGCGGGGCTCGCCGCGCTGACGGCGGCCGATCCGGCGCTGGCGCGGGCGGTGGAGGAGGCGGGCGCCCCGGTTTTCGACCTGCGGCCGCCGGGCTTCGAGACCCTGGTCCGCGCCATTGTCGCCCAACAGGTTTCCGCCGCCTCGGCCCGGGCCATTTTTGCGCGCCTGTGCGCCGCGGTGCAGCCGCTGACGCCGATGGCCTTCCTGGCCGCCGGGCCGGAGGCGATCCGCGCCTGCGGCTTTTCCCGCCCGAAAATCGCCTATGCCACGGCGCTGGCCGAGCACATTCTCGACGGCCGCCTGCCGCTCGACTCCTTGCCGGAGCGGGACGATGCCGCCGTGGTCCAGGCGTTGACCGCGGTTCCCGGCATCGGCGTCTGGAGTGCGGAGGTCTATATGATCTTCGCCATGGGCCGCCCCGATGTCTGGCCCGCCGGCGATCTGGCCCTGCAGACGGCGCAACAGCGCCTGCGCGGGCTGGAGGCGCGGCCGACGCCGAAAGTCTCGCGCGAGCTGGCGACGGCCTGGGCGCCCTGGCGCTCCGCCGCGGCGGTGACGCTCTGGCACTATTACCGCACCATGCCCTGA
- a CDS encoding RidA family protein, translating to MATLQPYAAPGVFDPPAYAQAIKVTGASTLIVLSGQVDYDAQGGVANPGDMKAQALACFRHVKAQVEAGGGSIRNIVRLNVYVTDMGKVADYRAARAEVFGDLKVASTLVGVTALAQPGFVIEVEAIAAF from the coding sequence ATGGCCACGCTCCAACCCTACGCCGCCCCCGGTGTGTTCGACCCGCCCGCCTATGCCCAGGCCATCAAGGTGACGGGCGCCTCCACCCTGATCGTGTTGTCGGGCCAGGTCGACTACGATGCCCAGGGCGGCGTCGCGAACCCCGGCGACATGAAGGCCCAGGCGCTGGCCTGTTTCCGCCATGTCAAGGCGCAGGTCGAGGCCGGCGGCGGCTCGATCCGGAACATCGTCCGGCTGAACGTCTACGTGACCGACATGGGCAAGGTGGCCGACTACCGCGCGGCGCGGGCCGAGGTGTTCGGCGACCTCAAGGTCGCCAGCACGCTGGTCGGCGTCACCGCGCTCGCCCAACCCGGCTTCGTCATCGAGGTCGAGGCCATCGCGGCCTTTTAG
- a CDS encoding tartrate dehydrogenase: MTAQYKIAVLPGDGIGKEVVPEGLRVLDAVGSRFGLRYEFTQYDWSCEDYAKTGRLMPEDGIDLLRPHDAIFLGAVGWPSVPDHVSLWGMLIPIRREFDQYVNLRPVRLLDGVSSPLAGRGPEDIDFFVVRENCEGEYSEIGGRLYAGTPYEMVSQQTTFTRRGVDRILKYAFDLAMTRKRKKVTSATKSNGIIHTMPYWDERFAEMKKQYPEVTTDQYHIDILTAHFVQHPDWFDVVVGSNLFGDILSDLGPAVAGSIGIAPSSNINPEGRYPSMFEPVHGSAPDIAGKGIANPIGQIWSGAMMLEHLGHSDAAQAIERAIETVLTGGGPKTRDMGGNGSTEEIGKAIAEAVATA, translated from the coding sequence ATGACCGCCCAATACAAAATCGCCGTCCTGCCCGGCGACGGCATCGGCAAGGAGGTCGTGCCCGAGGGCCTGCGCGTGCTGGATGCCGTCGGCAGCCGCTTCGGCCTGCGCTACGAGTTCACCCAGTACGATTGGTCGTGCGAGGACTATGCCAAAACCGGCCGGCTGATGCCGGAGGACGGCATCGACCTGCTGCGGCCGCACGATGCCATTTTCCTGGGCGCCGTCGGCTGGCCGAGCGTGCCCGACCATGTCTCGCTCTGGGGCATGCTGATCCCGATCCGGCGCGAGTTCGACCAGTATGTCAACCTGCGCCCGGTGCGCCTGCTGGACGGCGTCTCGTCGCCGCTGGCGGGCCGCGGGCCGGAGGATATCGACTTTTTCGTCGTGCGCGAGAATTGCGAGGGCGAGTATTCGGAGATCGGCGGCCGCCTCTATGCCGGAACGCCCTACGAGATGGTGAGCCAGCAGACCACCTTCACCCGCCGCGGCGTCGACCGCATCCTGAAATACGCCTTCGACCTGGCGATGACGCGCAAGCGCAAGAAGGTGACGTCGGCCACCAAGTCCAACGGCATCATCCACACCATGCCCTATTGGGACGAGCGCTTCGCGGAGATGAAGAAGCAGTATCCGGAGGTGACGACGGACCAGTACCATATCGACATCCTGACCGCGCATTTCGTGCAGCACCCGGACTGGTTCGACGTGGTGGTGGGCTCGAACCTGTTCGGCGACATCCTTTCCGACCTGGGGCCGGCCGTGGCCGGGTCCATTGGCATCGCGCCCTCGTCCAATATCAACCCGGAAGGCCGCTATCCCAGCATGTTCGAGCCGGTGCACGGCTCGGCGCCGGACATTGCCGGCAAGGGCATCGCCAACCCGATCGGCCAGATCTGGTCCGGCGCGATGATGCTGGAACATCTGGGCCATTCCGACGCGGCCCAGGCCATCGAGCGTGCCATCGAGACCGTGCTGACCGGCGGCGGGCCGAAAACCCGCGACATGGGCGGCAACGGCTCGACCGAGGAGATCGGCAAGGCGATTGCCGAGGCGGTCGCCACCGCCTGA
- a CDS encoding phosphatidylglycerophosphatase A, protein MIAKLLATWFGSGLLPKAPGTWGSLAALPPGLLLLWAGGVELLAIGTLAVSLAGIWAGGRYAAALGRDDPGAVVIDEVAGLWLALLPCAALAPLEIALAFLLFRAADILKPWPASWADRTLPGGLGIMADDWIAGVYAALALVLLQSGGLV, encoded by the coding sequence ATGATCGCAAAACTCCTCGCCACCTGGTTCGGCAGCGGCCTGCTGCCGAAGGCGCCGGGCACCTGGGGCTCACTGGCGGCGCTGCCGCCGGGCCTGCTCCTGCTTTGGGCCGGCGGGGTGGAACTGCTGGCCATCGGCACGCTGGCGGTGAGCCTGGCCGGAATCTGGGCCGGCGGCCGCTATGCCGCCGCCCTGGGACGGGACGACCCCGGCGCCGTCGTCATCGACGAAGTGGCGGGCCTGTGGCTGGCCCTGCTGCCCTGCGCCGCGCTGGCGCCCCTGGAGATCGCCCTGGCCTTTCTTCTGTTCCGCGCCGCCGATATCCTGAAGCCCTGGCCGGCCTCCTGGGCCGACCGCACGCTTCCCGGCGGACTCGGGATCATGGCGGACGACTGGATCGCCGGCGTCTATGCCGCGCTGGCTCTCGTCCTGCTGCAATCCGGAGGCCTGGTATGA
- a CDS encoding usg protein, translating into MTFLSQQLAGYRLTTAEILYHMPDHPRLLQAFVWQKLDIAPEFPVLRRFLDFWDRELEGRVHSVRVAQKGLVSPAELRVVDGELRLH; encoded by the coding sequence ATGACATTCCTTTCGCAGCAACTGGCCGGTTACCGGCTGACCACCGCGGAAATCCTGTACCACATGCCGGACCATCCGCGCCTGCTCCAGGCCTTCGTCTGGCAGAAGCTGGATATCGCGCCCGAATTCCCGGTGCTGCGCCGGTTCCTGGATTTCTGGGACCGGGAGTTGGAGGGGCGCGTGCATTCGGTCCGGGTCGCCCAGAAAGGCTTGGTCAGCCCGGCGGAATTGCGCGTGGTCGACGGCGAGCTTCGCCTGCACTGA
- a CDS encoding isopenicillin N synthase family oxygenase: protein MSAAPDRIPVIDLAPLADGGAAGREAVARQLRETFTRIGFLLITGHGVPQDLIDRTFAEARRFHAQPMAAKQKVLMNAHNNGYMAAGRYNVRTSRVSEADAKPDRNEAFFIKRERGPDDPLVRAGRRFAGPNEWPDNLPGFRETLLEYTDAVDAMARRLLPALAVSLDLAPDFFDAAFAESQFSFRLSHYPAVSEREAGQYGIAPHTDANFLTFLARSGVPGLQARVGEDRWLDVPDVPGSFVVNSGDMLHRWTNGHYRSTPHRALPPIGEPRYAIPYFLGPHMDTVIACLPTCQGPDDPPQYPPMTYSEYLHWWYDSNYNAKDQADLAAGAAGSAPRAAE from the coding sequence ATGAGCGCCGCCCCCGACCGCATCCCCGTCATCGACCTTGCGCCGCTGGCCGACGGCGGCGCGGCGGGCCGGGAGGCGGTCGCCCGCCAGTTGCGCGAGACCTTCACGCGCATCGGCTTTCTGCTCATCACCGGCCATGGCGTGCCGCAGGACCTGATCGACCGCACCTTCGCCGAGGCGCGGCGCTTCCACGCCCAGCCGATGGCGGCGAAGCAAAAGGTGCTGATGAACGCGCACAACAACGGCTACATGGCCGCCGGGCGCTACAATGTCCGCACCTCCCGCGTCAGCGAGGCGGACGCGAAGCCGGACCGGAACGAAGCGTTCTTCATCAAGCGCGAGCGCGGGCCGGACGATCCGCTGGTGCGGGCCGGCCGCCGCTTTGCCGGGCCGAACGAATGGCCGGACAACCTGCCGGGCTTCCGCGAAACCCTGCTGGAATACACCGACGCGGTCGACGCCATGGCGCGGCGCCTGTTGCCGGCGCTGGCGGTGTCGCTCGACCTGGCGCCCGATTTCTTCGACGCCGCCTTCGCCGAGAGCCAGTTTTCCTTCCGCCTGTCCCACTATCCGGCGGTGAGCGAGCGCGAGGCCGGCCAGTACGGCATCGCCCCGCACACCGATGCCAATTTCCTCACCTTCCTCGCGCGCTCCGGCGTGCCGGGCCTGCAGGCGCGCGTGGGCGAGGACCGATGGCTGGACGTGCCGGACGTTCCGGGCTCCTTCGTGGTCAATTCCGGCGACATGCTGCACCGCTGGACCAACGGCCACTACCGCTCGACCCCGCACCGGGCGCTGCCGCCCATCGGCGAGCCCCGGTACGCAATTCCGTATTTTCTGGGGCCGCACATGGATACCGTGATCGCCTGCCTGCCCACCTGCCAGGGGCCGGACGACCCGCCGCAATACCCGCCCATGACCTACAGCGAGTATCTGCACTGGTGGTACGACTCCAACTACAACGCCAAGGACCAGGCCGATCTGGCGGCCGGGGCCGCCGGCTCCGCGCCCCGGGCGGCGGAGTGA
- a CDS encoding bifunctional 2-C-methyl-D-erythritol 4-phosphate cytidylyltransferase/2-C-methyl-D-erythritol 2,4-cyclodiphosphate synthase yields the protein MPETRPESLPQTAALIVAAGRGSRFAGAAPKQYACLGGQPLLRRAAAALLAHPAIGTVACVIHPDDGAAYARATAGLPLLPAVAGGPTRQASVRNGLESLANLPEPPARVLIHDAARPLLMPAVVDRVLAALADAPGAIPALAVVDTLKRADGAGAIAETVPRAGLWRAQTPQGFDFAAILAAHRAAPHEDFTDDADLMQAAGHRVRLVEGDDILLKVTTAADLARLAALLAATRETRTGFGYDVHAFAEPKGATGAAGAAGAGDHVTLGGVRIPHTRGLAGHSDADVGLHALCDALYGALAEGDIGQHFPPSEAAWAGTDSAVFLRHAMARVAARGGRVLHLDLTLVCERPKIGPHRDAMRARIAALAGLAPDRVAVKATTSERLGFTGREEGIAAHAVATVELPAGTPESAEAGGRDPAP from the coding sequence ATGCCCGAGACCCGACCCGAGTCCCTACCCCAGACCGCCGCCCTGATCGTCGCCGCCGGCCGCGGCAGCCGCTTCGCCGGCGCGGCGCCGAAACAATACGCCTGCCTCGGCGGCCAGCCGCTGCTGCGCCGGGCGGCGGCGGCGCTGCTGGCGCATCCGGCGATCGGCACGGTGGCCTGCGTGATCCACCCGGACGACGGCGCCGCCTACGCCCGCGCCACCGCCGGCCTGCCGTTGTTGCCGGCCGTCGCGGGCGGCCCGACGCGGCAGGCATCGGTGCGCAACGGCCTGGAATCCCTGGCGAACCTGCCGGAGCCGCCGGCGCGGGTGCTGATCCACGACGCGGCACGGCCGTTGCTGATGCCGGCGGTGGTGGACCGGGTGCTGGCGGCGCTGGCGGATGCGCCGGGCGCCATCCCCGCCCTGGCCGTGGTGGACACGCTGAAACGGGCCGATGGCGCCGGCGCCATTGCCGAAACCGTGCCGCGCGCGGGCCTCTGGCGCGCCCAGACCCCCCAGGGCTTCGATTTCGCGGCGATCCTGGCGGCCCACCGCGCCGCGCCGCACGAGGATTTCACCGACGACGCCGACCTGATGCAGGCGGCAGGCCACCGCGTCCGGCTGGTCGAGGGAGACGACATCTTGCTGAAAGTCACCACCGCCGCGGACCTCGCCCGGCTGGCGGCGCTGCTGGCGGCGACACGCGAAACCCGCACCGGGTTCGGCTATGACGTGCACGCGTTCGCGGAACCGAAGGGCGCCACGGGCGCCGCGGGCGCCGCGGGCGCGGGCGACCATGTCACGCTCGGCGGCGTGCGCATCCCGCACACCCGCGGGCTGGCCGGCCATTCCGATGCCGATGTCGGCCTGCACGCGCTCTGCGATGCGCTCTATGGCGCGCTGGCCGAGGGCGATATCGGCCAGCACTTCCCGCCCTCCGAAGCGGCCTGGGCCGGAACGGACAGCGCCGTGTTCCTGCGCCATGCCATGGCGCGCGTCGCCGCGCGCGGCGGGCGAGTGCTGCACCTGGACCTGACCCTGGTCTGCGAGCGGCCGAAGATCGGCCCGCATCGCGACGCCATGCGCGCCCGCATCGCCGCCCTGGCCGGCCTTGCGCCCGACCGGGTGGCGGTGAAGGCCACCACCAGCGAGCGCCTGGGCTTCACCGGCCGCGAGGAAGGCATCGCCGCCCACGCGGTCGCCACGGTGGAACTGCCGGCGGGCACGCCAGAGAGCGCGGAAGCGGGCGGCAGGGATCCGGCGCCATGA
- a CDS encoding PAS domain-containing protein, giving the protein MQMLLESVPDASAILEALSAAVLVIDANDVVRQANSSAEQILQTSRHGLIGQRLDALIPADSPLHALARQVRGSVASIADHGIPLETPRVSIPAVSVQLSPVLDADGRDQGWIVLSISPHTIAQRVDQQLLHRHAGRSVAAMAALLAHEVKNPLASIRGAAQLLEMAASAEDQELVTLICDEVDRINGLVERMGLVADPRGLERGPVNIHEVLERARRIAETGFGEGIRLIERYDPSLPPAFGHRDQLIQVFVNLLKNACEVVSRDRGEIVLSTAYEHGVRLMVPGAAKPVDLPLVVRIQDNGPGVPDDMRAHLFDPFVSAKPGGHGLGLALVAKIVSEHGGLVECDSEPGRTVFTVMLPVAAGTL; this is encoded by the coding sequence ATGCAGATGCTCCTCGAATCTGTGCCCGATGCCAGTGCAATCCTGGAAGCGCTGTCGGCTGCGGTGTTGGTGATCGATGCCAATGACGTGGTGCGGCAGGCGAATTCGTCGGCGGAGCAGATCCTGCAAACCAGCCGGCACGGCCTGATCGGGCAGCGACTGGACGCACTCATCCCCGCCGATTCGCCCCTGCACGCGCTGGCGCGCCAGGTGCGCGGCAGCGTTGCCAGCATTGCCGACCACGGCATCCCGCTGGAGACGCCGCGGGTGTCGATCCCGGCGGTCTCGGTGCAGCTTTCCCCGGTGCTGGACGCCGACGGGCGCGACCAGGGCTGGATCGTGCTGTCGATCTCGCCGCACACCATTGCCCAGCGGGTCGACCAGCAATTGCTGCACCGCCATGCCGGCCGCTCGGTCGCGGCCATGGCGGCGCTGCTGGCGCACGAGGTCAAGAACCCCCTGGCCAGCATTCGCGGCGCCGCCCAGCTGCTGGAAATGGCCGCGTCGGCGGAGGATCAGGAACTCGTCACCCTGATCTGCGACGAGGTGGACCGCATCAATGGCCTGGTCGAGCGCATGGGCCTGGTGGCCGACCCGCGCGGACTGGAGCGGGGGCCGGTGAACATCCACGAGGTGCTGGAGCGCGCCCGGCGCATCGCCGAAACCGGCTTTGGCGAGGGCATTCGCCTGATCGAGCGCTACGACCCCTCGCTGCCGCCGGCCTTCGGCCATCGCGACCAGCTGATCCAGGTTTTCGTCAACCTGCTGAAGAACGCGTGCGAGGTGGTGAGCCGGGACCGGGGCGAGATCGTGCTCTCCACCGCCTACGAGCACGGCGTGCGCCTGATGGTGCCGGGTGCGGCCAAGCCGGTGGACCTGCCGCTGGTGGTGCGCATCCAGGACAACGGGCCCGGCGTGCCCGACGACATGCGGGCGCACCTGTTCGATCCGTTCGTCTCGGCCAAGCCGGGCGGGCACGGGCTCGGGCTGGCGCTGGTGGCGAAAATCGTCAGCGAGCACGGGGGTTTGGTGGAATGCGACAGCGAGCCGGGGCGGACGGTCTTCACCGTCATGTTGCCGGTGGCAGCGGGGACGCTATGA
- the aqpZ gene encoding aquaporin Z: MGKLIAEFIGTFWLVLGGCGSAVLAAAFPDLGIGFMGVALAFGLTVLTMAYAVGHISGGHFNPAVSIGMVVGGRFSAKILPGYIIAQLLGAIAAAAVLYVIASGGPAFDASAGFASNGYGAHSPGGYNMVSALVIEAVMTAGFLIVILGSTHGRVPAGFAPIPIGLALTLIHLVTIPVTNTSVNPARSTSQAIFQGSWALDQLWLFWVAPIVGAIVGALLFRLMTADDEHV; the protein is encoded by the coding sequence ATGGGCAAGTTGATTGCGGAATTCATTGGAACATTCTGGTTGGTGCTGGGCGGATGCGGCAGCGCCGTGCTCGCGGCGGCCTTTCCCGATTTGGGCATCGGCTTTATGGGCGTGGCGCTGGCGTTCGGGTTGACGGTGCTGACCATGGCCTATGCGGTGGGGCATATCAGCGGCGGCCATTTCAATCCGGCGGTCTCGATCGGCATGGTGGTCGGCGGGCGCTTCAGCGCGAAAATCCTGCCCGGCTATATTATCGCCCAGCTTCTGGGCGCGATCGCCGCGGCGGCGGTGCTCTATGTGATCGCCAGCGGCGGGCCGGCGTTCGACGCCAGTGCCGGCTTTGCATCGAACGGGTATGGGGCGCATTCGCCCGGCGGTTACAATATGGTCTCGGCCCTGGTGATCGAGGCGGTGATGACCGCCGGTTTCCTGATCGTGATCCTGGGTTCGACGCATGGCCGCGTGCCGGCCGGCTTCGCGCCGATCCCGATTGGCCTGGCCCTGACCCTGATCCATCTGGTGACGATTCCGGTGACCAACACCTCGGTCAATCCGGCGCGCAGCACCAGCCAGGCGATCTTCCAGGGATCGTGGGCATTGGATCAGCTCTGGCTGTTCTGGGTCGCGCCCATTGTTGGCGCGATTGTCGGCGCGCTGCTGTTCCGACTGATGACCGCCGACGACGAGCACGTCTGA
- a CDS encoding PEP-CTERM sorting domain-containing protein, protein MDFRLVGASLAGLTGLVASAAQAVQIDPIRYDMRNGESGTYTYHDETYTGSGNKAANGAALSGGVGDLTDGVVATQNWIDAEIAPNGPYVGWFTFDPTITFYFSGTPTINRVVFHFDDPNGLGGVMAPAGVTVDGVAQAIADPAGSAPFAVEVTGLNIVASSFDVGIQRRGSNIWIMLSEVEFFGDAVAAPTPGVLPLLAVGAAGLAGLARRRAA, encoded by the coding sequence ATGGATTTTCGGTTGGTTGGCGCGTCGTTGGCCGGCCTGACGGGTTTGGTTGCATCCGCCGCGCAGGCGGTGCAGATCGACCCGATCCGCTATGACATGCGCAATGGCGAAAGCGGCACCTACACCTATCACGATGAAACCTACACCGGCTCCGGCAACAAGGCCGCGAATGGCGCGGCCTTGTCCGGCGGTGTCGGCGATCTGACCGATGGGGTTGTCGCCACCCAGAACTGGATCGACGCCGAAATCGCGCCGAACGGGCCCTATGTGGGCTGGTTCACCTTCGACCCCACCATCACCTTCTATTTTTCGGGCACGCCGACCATCAACCGCGTCGTGTTCCATTTCGACGATCCGAACGGCTTGGGCGGTGTGATGGCGCCGGCCGGGGTGACCGTCGACGGCGTGGCGCAGGCGATCGCCGACCCGGCCGGCTCGGCGCCGTTTGCGGTGGAGGTGACCGGGTTGAACATCGTGGCGTCCTCGTTCGACGTGGGCATCCAGCGCCGCGGCAGCAATATCTGGATCATGCTGAGCGAGGTCGAGTTCTTCGGCGATGCCGTGGCCGCGCCCACACCGGGCGTGTTGCCGCTGCTGGCGGTTGGCGCGGCGGGGCTCGCAGGGCTGGCGCGTCGCCGCGCGGCGTGA
- a CDS encoding MaoC family dehydratase — protein MAPPVQSVAARYFDDLAVGERFASAGFTFTEAGIIDFAWQFDPQPFHTDADYAREHSIYGGLIASGYHTLSVCFRLVHGIGLFAGTNITGRKLDGVRFLKPVYAGDTLRVLVTVQTLTPSSRSDRGYVGLSWDVRNQKDEGVLTAEPEHVVMRRPDPA, from the coding sequence ATGGCACCGCCGGTCCAAAGCGTCGCCGCCCGCTATTTCGACGATCTCGCCGTGGGCGAGCGGTTCGCCTCCGCCGGCTTCACCTTCACCGAGGCCGGAATCATCGACTTCGCCTGGCAGTTCGACCCGCAGCCCTTCCATACCGACGCCGACTATGCGCGCGAGCATTCGATTTATGGCGGTCTGATCGCCAGCGGCTATCACACGCTCAGCGTCTGCTTCCGGCTGGTGCACGGCATCGGCCTGTTTGCCGGCACCAATATCACCGGCCGCAAGTTGGACGGGGTGCGCTTCCTCAAGCCCGTCTATGCGGGCGACACGCTGCGGGTGCTGGTGACGGTGCAGACGCTGACGCCGTCGTCGCGGTCGGACCGGGGCTATGTCGGCCTGTCCTGGGATGTGCGCAATCAGAAAGACGAAGGCGTGCTCACCGCCGAGCCCGAACACGTGGTGATGCGCCGCCCCGATCCCGCCTGA
- a CDS encoding COX15/CtaA family protein → MVAIRHRAIIAGWLFALVAAVFAMVCIGGITRLTESGLSMVEWRPLIGMIPPMSDAEWQRVFSLYRTIPEYHQINAGMSLADFKLIFWWEYIHRLWGRLIGVLFLLPFLFFLVRGWLTRRLALRLFGLLLLGGLQGLVGWWMVKSGLAERTDVSQYRLAAHLVFALIILALLFYLGLSLLIPPNRRMRVRRSLAGHAWLVAGAILFTIVSGAFVAGTNAGLIYNTFPLMGGRLVPAEYAHMSPFWLNWFENQSAIQFNHRWIAITTFTLIAVLWGRCRQASLNRTALMAVNLLMGVACLQVSLGILTLLTNVPIPLAATHQAVAVLLFLSALATAFSLRPRWKTQALPVGALPA, encoded by the coding sequence ATGGTGGCGATTCGTCACAGAGCGATAATAGCCGGGTGGCTGTTTGCTTTGGTTGCAGCAGTATTCGCAATGGTTTGTATTGGCGGTATTACCCGATTGACCGAGTCCGGTCTTTCGATGGTGGAATGGCGCCCGTTGATCGGCATGATTCCGCCCATGAGCGATGCCGAGTGGCAGCGGGTTTTCTCGCTTTATCGGACGATTCCCGAATACCATCAGATCAATGCCGGCATGAGTCTGGCGGATTTCAAGCTGATTTTCTGGTGGGAATACATCCACCGGCTTTGGGGCCGGCTGATCGGCGTGTTGTTCCTGCTGCCCTTCCTGTTCTTCCTGGTCCGCGGCTGGCTGACCCGGCGCCTGGCGCTGCGGCTGTTCGGCCTGCTGCTGCTGGGCGGGCTGCAAGGGCTGGTCGGCTGGTGGATGGTCAAGAGCGGCCTCGCCGAGCGCACCGATGTCAGCCAGTATCGTCTGGCCGCGCATCTGGTGTTCGCGCTGATCATCCTGGCCTTGCTGTTCTATCTGGGCCTGTCGCTGTTGATCCCGCCGAACCGGCGCATGCGCGTACGCCGGTCCCTGGCCGGTCATGCCTGGCTGGTGGCGGGCGCGATCCTGTTCACCATCGTTTCCGGCGCCTTCGTCGCCGGCACGAATGCCGGGCTGATCTATAACACTTTCCCGCTGATGGGCGGCCGGCTGGTGCCGGCGGAATACGCGCACATGTCGCCCTTCTGGCTGAACTGGTTCGAAAACCAGTCGGCAATCCAGTTCAATCACCGCTGGATCGCCATCACCACGTTCACGCTGATCGCGGTGTTGTGGGGGCGCTGCCGCCAGGCCAGCCTGAACCGGACGGCGCTGATGGCGGTCAATCTGCTGATGGGCGTGGCGTGCTTGCAGGTCTCGCTGGGCATTCTCACCCTGCTGACCAATGTGCCGATTCCGCTGGCGGCGACGCACCAGGCGGTGGCGGTGCTGTTGTTCCTGAGCGCGCTGGCCACGGCCTTCAGCCTGCGGCCGCGCTGGAAAACCCAGGCGCTGCCGGTGGGCGCCTTGCCCGCGTGA